From the Drechmeria coniospora strain ARSEF 6962 chromosome 02, whole genome shotgun sequence genome, the window TTGCCCCTCGGCGACCGTCTCGTCATCCAGGAGGCCTACTGGAACGCGCTGCAGAAGATGTTCATCGtctacgccgccgccgcctgcacgGGCTTCCTCATCAGCTTCCTCGTCCAGCAGAAAAAGTTGAGCAAGTCTCACCTAGAGCACAAGACGGGTCTGGCGTCGCTGAAGCACCGAAACGAGGGCAAGGAACCcgccatggacgaggagaagacggcggccccTTGACGTGGGGCTTTTGGGCCGTCGTTTCCGATGGACTCTTTTTCTTTTTACCGGACATGTAGCGTTGCTTTTTTTTGGTCAGACACTGCACACATTTGGcatacatgcaagcacgAGCATAGTCATAAATAGGACTTGACATCTCTCAGTCCCTCGGGTACTCGACGATCGTCTGGCTCCTGCACCGACGATTTCGTGCGTTATGGAAActgcatacggagtacatttaGCATAGACACAAGCACGATCCTAATTATAAATAAGACTTTAGCTCACTCCGTCCTTTGAGTGCCCGACAATCGTTTGCCTCTTGTACTGACAATTTCGTGCCTCATAGAAACCGAATATATTCGGCATGCCTGCAAGCACGAGCATAATAATGAGCAGGATCTCACATATCTCGGTCCTTTGGGTACCCGGCCTTCAATTGGTTTTTGCACAGACGATTCGTGCTTCATGGGATGCGAGGGTATCCATCATGTCAGATTTCAATCACGAAACTGCATACAAAACAAACCTGCCAGCTTCTAGCACTTTTGTACATGGCGGGATTTCAAGGACTTTGCATTTGAGCAGAGCCGTGCTAACCGGCCGATGACTGAGAGTCGCAGAGGTGATCGTGTCAAGGTCCAAGTCGCATGGAAATCTCGGGGTCGCGGGGCCCGCCGTCCTCAGTATTTTTTTTGTTTTCCGCTCTAGGTGACTAGGGTTTGGTAATTTCGTCCTTTCCCGCGTCCTTGATGCTTTCCAAGAATTGGTCGCCCGCTCTTTTATCGTCGGCAAAGAGATGATCCACGACGAGCCGACGTGGGGTCTCGCCCATCCACTGGAAGAGCGAAAAGTCGCGGAACTGGTCGGCGCGGAAAATCTCGAGCATCTCGACAGGCTCGTCGCCAATGTTCTCGACAAAGTGACCCATGTTCTTGGGcacgatgccgacgtcgccggccacgTAGTCAAACGTCCTCGCCgtgccctcggcggcaaAAATGGTGACGCGGGCGCGGCCGCGGATGAAAAAGGACcactcgtcggcgagagggtGCCAGTGCATCTCCCGCAGCGCGCCTGGCTCGATGATggcgtgggcggcggcgaccgtCTTGGAGACGGGGAAGTTGTTGGAGTCGGTGATGCGCACCTGgccgcccgtcgtcctcttGGGCTCTTGATCAAGCATCTTGTGGGTGAAGCGGTACTCGCTCTTTTTCACATGCTTACCCCTTGGGCGCTCCTCGTCAATGGAACCCGGCCGAGAGCCCTGGAAGATGTACTTTTCACCCGCCGGCAGGTGCTCGAACAGCTCGGGTGCGAGGTGAAAGTTTTCGGCAATGACCGACTTGGGCGTGTGGGCTGGAGGGGAAACGAAAAGGTGAGCTTGGAGGGCAACAACAACGGCGCAGGCAAAGGGGGATCGGTGGTGGCACGCCTTACCCAGCCAATCCGTCAGAATAAAGGTGGACTCCTCGGagaagcggccgtcgtcaaaGATAAGCAGAAACTCGGTGCCGTTGTCGCCCAAGCCCTGCAGGGAGTGGGGGACGCCGCTGGGAAAGTACCAGAGGTCGCCCTTCTTGAGGTCGTCGATGaagttgccgccgtcgtagTCGAGGGCGGTGACGCggacctcgccctcgaggacgTAGGCCCACTCGGCTTCCTTGTGCCAGTGCAGCTCGCGGATGACGCCAGCACCGAGCCGCATGttgacgccggcgagctcgacgctcGAGGGAAGCTCGCGAATCGTCGTTTGACGGGTCCAGCCGCCTTGCTGGGTCGACGTCAGCGCCGGGCTCGTGACGGCAAGGTCAAGGCGGCAAGCGAGACGCAAGCAGGTCTCACCTCGATGCGCGTGTGCGAGTCGGCAAAGCTCCAGCGCATGTTTTGCATGGTGCCGtggtccgtcgacggcggccgcacCATGTCGGGAGACTGGCGGGAGCGATCGCGGTTGTAGGGCCCCAGGACGGATGCCCCTTGGCCGTTGCGCCAGGGCCTCGGGTCGAGCCGGCgaccgacggcatcgaccttgccgtcgtACGGATCGCGGTGACCGGGCGTGTAAGGCTGGCTGCCGGCCTTGTTGTGTGTCAGGTACTTGTCGGGCAATTCGAGGCCGTTGAGCAGCCGCTGTCGCGGGCTGTCGAGATGAGGCAAGGCCGCGGCAAGGCTGGCGCCGAGGAGTAGCTGGGCGGCCCACCTCATGGTTCAATGGACGTTGGTCAAGGTGTCGGCGAAGGTGAcggtgatgatgacggcgatgagggtGACGAGTGTGCAGGTAGGGAGTCGTGGAAGCGTGCCTTGGGGAGAGGGCAGAGCCGGAAGCGGTCGAGCTTAATACCTGCCACACCCTGCCGGAGCGCTCTCGGTTCGGGGGTGCAAGCGCGCGGCCGGTCGGGAGCGAACTGTCGATGGGATGATTGGACGAGGCAGCAAGGTGGTTTGCTGTGGAACCCTTCGCACCCTGCCATGGGTATGCTGTGCAACTCGACGTTCATCTGACGTCGGTAAGTTCATGACGACATCGAGCCGGGCCGGCATCTTCCAGTCCGATATGCCGAGCCAAGTCCGAGGGGGGCGGGCCTCGCGCACGGTCAGCAGGGAGGGACAAAGGCGGACAACCGGACGATTCGGATGAGAAAGTAGCGGCACACGACGGCATAGGTTGGGCCCTTTTGGTGTTCCGTGGACGTTTCCATAAGGAAAGGGGGTGGTTCTGAGCTGTGACGTTTTCATCGAGTTGAATCGCACCAGTCAGGTCCCAGGTCCGAACCCATTTTTCCGATCCTGCGCTGTGGAGCGGATGGAGGTGGagggtgtacagtacttactgtattactcTAACTCTCCGTACCGTGTTCTTAGTCcacttacaactacatgttGTTGtaacatgtaagtaagtactgtaataatacatgtactccttactccgtactccttaCTTCGTTGTACATGAACCTTAGGTGATCTTGGTATCGAGTTTCTTGAAGTGcctatgtacggagtatgataataattactacttactagtaggtaggtaagtactttgtacatgtacatgttggcgtgtactgtacttagtactgtacaatagTGCATgtcaagtacacctactccgttCAATTGCAAATGCATCCTtacagtgtactgtacttaagtaggtgtgctaTAACTACAACTGCAGTACTTATTCCCGCCTGCCACCACCAATGCACGACCAGCGcttctccgtacatgtcaTATTCCATGGAGCATTAGCATGTACAGCCCCGGGGAGCCTGTACCAGCAAGCACGGGCGGAGTGCAGCTGGCGAAGCATcgtgcacgtacatgtatagaACTTTGTACCTGCACGCTCATGTGCGAGTATTGAGTAATGCGAGTGATATGGAACAAGGAtttagtacttgtacttaagtatacgCACATTAATATCTGCGATGGTCATTCCTGTCCGGCAGATCCGGGGAGGGGAGCCCGCCCGATGTCGCCATTTCGAAAAAGATGAGCAACTAGACTGCTAGTACCCAGCACCCAGCACCCAGAAGGCACCTGCTAGCTTAGCACCTGGAAATGGATGCTCGATTTACAGGCGGAACTGCTCCCAGGAGCGCTTGCGAGCATCTCCGTCGGCCCCTTTTCGCAGGTCTGCCCCCAAGTGCGGACTGCGACGGTGCCCAGACCAAGGTAAATGTgggtaggtgtacggagtgcatgtactccggactgtactgtaagtactggaGGTACGTACCCACCAAGTTTGGCCACCACAAAGTACTAGGCGGTTGAATCATGTGCGAGCTTGTATAATACACCACCCAGCGctctgtattactccgtacgtgcactcGTCGGAGTGCAGGTGCGCGCTGCCTGATGTAACTAGTAGGCACCTACCCACCAAAACTCGCCTTCACCAGTGCTCCTGTGCCAAGTCCCCCACCGTCTCGTTTGCAGCATTTTTGCCTCCCAAGCTCCCCCTCGCCGCAACTACGACAAGATATGATCCCATTGAGCCATGACGTCCAACTCTcgcgcggccgacggtgacgatggcggtCGGGGCCATTTGCCCTGTCAAGCGAATGAGGCAGAACCCCTCCTTGGCCGTAGCAGGCCGCGGTCGGTGGCCGGCGGTTGGCACAAGCGGATGACGGCCGACATCTCGCGCTCTCGAGCGGACCTCGTCTTGCTGCTCTGCTACGTCGTCACGGGGCTGCTCGACAGCGCCTCGGTCCAGGTCTGGGGCGCCTTCGTCTCGATGCAGACCGGTAGGTCGGCGGGTGAGGGAGAGACCCGGGCTCCGAACTTGGCTCACCTCGGTGCAGGAAACACCGTctacgtcggcctcggcctcgcctccctcctcttcccgccgacgacggcgcgcctCTACAAGTCGGGCGTCTCCCTGCTCTCCTTCTGCCTCGGctccttcctcctcgcccgcttCCACCGACGCttctcgccgacgaagcgCTGGGTGCTCTGCGTCTCCTTTGCCGCCCAAACCCtattcgccgtcgccgccgccctcgtcgtgaCGGTCAGCaagccggcgtcgagcgatgccgtcgactggACCGTCCTCGtgcccctcgtcctcgtcgccttccaGAGCAGCGGCCAGGCGGTGGCGAGCCGGGCTCTCCGCTACAACGCGCTGACGAGCGTCGTCCTCACGAGCATCTACTGCGACCTCTTCTCCGACGAGCACCTGTTCGCCCGCCGCAACGGCGAGCGCGACCGTCGGGCGGCCGCcccgctgctgctcctgctcggcgccgtcgtcggcggcgtcttTGCCCACAGCGggatcggcatcggcggtgCGCTGTGGACGGCGGCCGGGTTGAAGCTGTCCATCGTCCTCTTGTGGTTCCTTTGGcccgccgacgtggccgaaGCGGACGAGGAAGGGTAGTTTGACGGGCATGACGCATGCGCATGCTTGTCGTCAGCATCTAGCATTGCAGTGCCGAGCACTGCCTACTCGGTACTACCTTGAAACTCGACGGCTgcatccgtccatccatgtccatgtccatgtccatgcGACGCCGTTTTGCATACGCACCATTTCCATCAGCCTGCCCACCGAAGGCCGTGCTTCGTTTGTCCCCCCCTGCCCGTGCTTCGCCTGCGGGCGATGCAGATGGAAGGCAGCGTTCGGACATGCCCGGCTGCACGTACGACTACGCATGCTCGGCTGGATGCCACGCCCCGGCCCGCGTACGGAGCGACCGTTCCGgcagggggcggcggcatgcgGCAGCCGCCTTGATCGATTGACCggtcggtggtggtggaggctTCGCCGTCTGCGGAATGTTGGAGGGGAGGTGCCCTGCGAGGAGGCCCTGGGGTATCACGTCTTGCCGATGCCATGCCATGGCCGTGACCGCATTGACCCCGAGGTCAAGGTGACGCGTGTCATCCGAAGCCATCCACTGGTATTGATATTTATGAGGAGACGACAAACAGGGTACGCGGTGCGGCGAGGAGAACGGCAGAGGCGAGTCGGGCTGTCGCGCATccttgctgccgctgctcgacgacgactcaAAACAACGAGCCAGGCCGAGGGCCCAGAACGGCCAAATGGCAGAACGAAAAGGTTCATCAAGGTTATTGGCCGCATCGTGTCTCGGGTGGCTGGGAACGCTCACTGGTCTCGGGCCACCACGCTGGGCCATGCCAGCCGTGGCAGCCGTTTCTGCCATTCGGCCAGTGCCGCCCGCGGTCCTGTGCGGTCTAGACCCTACACCTGCACCCTGCCCTGAGCTTGGCTGGCGTTGGATGCTGCAATCGCCTGGAACGACATCCGATACAGTAGTGCCCCGTACACGAACAACTGCTGACCACCTCCTGCAAGGAGGTGATTACCCACGAGGACTGTGTTTGAGCACGCtctactccatacttgcagGTAGCTTTAGTGCTTGTTTAGTGGGCAGGCCCCCAAGCTTGgcttagtacttacagtacttttTACGGCCAGCCATGCGTCGAAGTCGAAGGCACCGACCGCTagggcagcagcagcaattCTGGATCGTCTCCTGTTCTCGCTCCGCTCCGATCCGTTCCGTTCCATGGCGAAATCTGTTTCTGCAGGTTCGAGAAGAGCCATGGCCAGACAGTGAACTAAAAGGGCGCGTGCAGCTTCCATCAGCGCGCGTCCGAGCGAGAACGGAGAGGCCATCGAATTGCCGCTGCCACCTGTGAAATAAAAGTCCCTGCTCAATGGTCGGTCGGTACGCATGTCaaaggtactgtacaagccGTGCTGTGCCTAGTATTAGTGTTGGCCAAGTTAGTACCATGCAGCAGCACCAAGAACGCGATACCGCGGCagtcctccgtactacaTGCACCTGTGCTGGTGCCTGTACATACTCCCTCCGTACGGTAGTACGCTGCGCTGCGTAAACCGATGCGGAAATCCCCTGGGGCCTCCCCTTGGCTGCGGCCGTCGAATGCCGGCGAGCTGGCGGGCCGATGACGTAACCGCAGGCGTCACCTAAACGCTGTACCTTGGTACTTATACTGCGCTTGCAAGCGCTGTAGCACTCCAGGCCGTCGCAGACTAGCGAGGCCCGCGGCCTCGCAGAAAGTAGCGTTTCGTCGTTCCCGTCCTGCCTCGCCGTGCTTCATACGACGGCGAATGGAGGCAACTACGGCGCAAGCACTACCGCGACGAGCACGCTACGTGGCGGAGGGAATGCCGATACGATTCCGCTTGTGAGCATTTGCCGTTGGTAAGCCAGAACACGGGGGGTGGGCGGGGAGCAAAGTGGCGCctgttcgtcgtcgtcgttttccTACAGCTCCGTGAACGCCGAGTCTCGAGACGCCGGGGTCCTCAGCCAGTCGTCAGCGATGATGCAGCCCCAAAGCGCGGACGAGCGACCACGACAAGAGCACGCCAAGTATGGTGCACATGGTGTTGCCATCATCCGCAATGTACCACGCAGGTGCATGGTACATGTCCCCCGCGTAGCTccatcatggccgccatggaacggccgccccctcccccgtaTTGAATGGCCATCCTACCCCACCAAAGACGTCGACTTGGCCGTAACAAGCCAAggcaggccgaggcgggtACAAGGTACCGATGCGCCAACGCAGAcccatgtacgagtacgtgcACCCCAAGTACTCGAGCCTGCACAGTACTTCGGCCATCCTGCGCACGTCTAGTCGAATCGGAAACGAGACACGTGGgaacgtgtacatgtacttttgAGCATGTATCGGTACATGGgtgcatgtattattacttgcttgtcgacggcttcctcgcAAGTGCTCCTACTACCAAGCTAGCTGCAAGGTATGGAGGTATGCGTGCGTAGCAGGTACAtgcgctgtacttgcaggcagGTATCGTTTTCAATCATCGTCTCCTCGTTTCttccctcgcctcgcctcgcctcaccTCCAGCCAGCCTCCGTCATCCACCCCCTACACCTACAGACGAACGTCTTTACTTCTCCCCTCCCTTGCCCTACCATTCATTCATTCTGCCTTGCCCGCAACGCTACTTTATGACAGTTCAGCTCAGTCGATTCCATCGCAGCATCGTTTCGACCAtttcccctccccctccctcccctgccctgcctcgtcatcgccattCGTCCGGCAAGCAACTCCAAGGCACGGTTGAGGCGAGTGTTGAGCGAGTACTCTCTGCTGTACAGTAGAGCggcagcacgacgacgaaacACCAACCCGCTCCCGAACCCTTCGTCGCATCCTCGACCTAATTTTGGACAACGAAATCCCTGCCCACCCTTGACATTTTTCATGCGCAGGAGCCCGCCAGAGGCACCCATCACCAGCCATGTCGACGATTCAACAGCTCAAAAACTTCATCCGCCACGGTGCGTTTAACGCCATTGCACATCTcccctcgtccacctcgctaccctctcctcctgctgccgttgctgccgctgccgccgccgctcctccaTTGCCTCTTGCTTCTCCTCCTGTtcccccctcctcctgcccccccctcctcctgtccccctccttctcctcctgtGCCTCCTCTTTctctcctcctgctcctcgccgtgccatgacttcgacgacggcaccggcgacgTCCCCGGCCGGCTGACCGACCGACGCTGACGCACCTCCCAGGGAAGCAAGCCCGTGTAGCAAACCACAACGACGAGCCGCAGCGCAAAAATGACCACATACCGCCCCATGCTCCTCAGCCTCCGCTCGACAAGCGAGCGCACAATGTCTCGGAGCCGGCTCGTGGCCACAACCCGCCCCCGCCAAAGGAGCCCCTCGATGCCTTCTCTGCGGCTGCCCGCTCTCCCCAAAACAAAGCGGCCCAGGCCgcccacgtcgccgcccaccacgtcgaggccggccaggATGTTAAAAAATCCAAGCGTGTGGTCGAGTCGGAGATCaagcagctcgtcgccgaggagaatGCGAGCAAATCCAAATTCTCGCAGTACCCGGGTCTAGACCGCTGGGAGCTGCTCGAGAAGATGGGTGATGGCGCTTTCAGCAACGTCTACCGCGCTCGCGACCGCGAGGGCGACAGGGGTGAGGTCGCCATCAAGGTCGTCCGCAAGTACGAGATGAACAGCATGCAGGTGAGTCGCTGCGAGTCTGCTTCGTGCCTTCCCCCGAGCTGCCCATCGAACTGCCCATCGAACTGCCCATCGAACTGCCCGTCCCTCTACCCTTTGCGTATGCTTGCTGGCCCTGGGCCTTGCCGCACACGCTCTTGCTCGTTCCTTGCATCTGCCCATCCATCCAACTCCCGTCCGACTTTCAACtcttcatccatccatccatccatccatccacccaccgACTCGTCACATGATGAAGTCGCGCCACTACACCCCTTCCCCCTTTGCCACCACGGGGACGGACGCAAACTCATGCCTTGACGCAGGGCAACAGCCATCTACATCCAGACTTCAAAAAGGTCCCAAAAGCAGCAGAGGTGCGAGAACCGTTGTTTCCTATCGTGCATCTTGGTAACGCCTCGCCATCTGTTGATTCCTCGACCAGTTGTATCCATCTGCGCGGGCGTTCCATCCACTGACTCGCGTCGAACCGAGCACTGACTTGACCTTCCTGACATAGCGGTCCAACATACTCAAAGAGGTTCAGATCATGCGCCAGCTGGACCATCCAAACATCATCAAGCTTGTCGATTTCACCGAGTCGaagcagtactactacatcgttctcgagctcgcccCCGGCGGTGAGCTCTTCCACCAAATCGTCCGCCTCACCTACTTCAGCGAGGAGCTGTCGCGGCACGTCATCGTCAAGGTAGCCAAGGCCCTCGAGTATCTGCATGAGGAGAGAGGCGTCGTCCACCGGTACAGTCGCCCCAGTCGCCCTACCCCGCCCTTCTCCCCCTGCCCGTGGGCCCTCCTGCGCCGCCCGAACGGGACAACGTTGGCTGACCAGGCCTGGCATGACCCTTGTAGCGACATCAAACCCGAAAACATCCTCTACACTCCCATACCCGTGGTCCCCTCCAagtcgccgaagccgaggcaGCCCGGGGATGAGGacaaggtcgacgagggagagttcgtccacggcgtcggggccggcggcatcggcgagatCAAAATTGCCGACTTTGGCCTGTCCAAGATCGTCTGGGAGAGCCAAACGATGACGCCCTGCGGTACCGTCGGCTACACGGCCCCCGAGATCGTCAAGGATGAGCGGTATTCCAAGTCGGTCGACATGTGGGCCCTAGGCTGCGTCCTCTACACCCTACTCTGTGGCTTCCCTCCCTTCTACGATGAGAGCATCGAGGTGCTCACGGAAAAGGTGGCCAAGGGCCAGTTCACCTTCCTGTCCCCCTGGTGGGATGACATTTCCACGTCGGCCAAGGACCTCATCTCCCACCTGCTCTGTGTCGACCCAGACAAGCGCTACACCATCCGCCAGTTTCTCGCTCACCCCTGGATTCTCGCGAGCGGACCCTCCCCTCGCGAGGAGAGAAGAAAGCCCGGCGTGCTTCGGGCCTTTGATGCGAACCAGTTGGACGAAAATGGCAAGCACTACGACTTCCGATCGCCCGGCGCCGTCAACCTCCGCGAGGTCTTCGACGTCAGCTACGCCGTACACCGCCAGGAAGAAGAGGGCAAGCGCCGGCAACAAATCGGCGCCAAGGCCGGCCCCGGATTTCCTctggccggcctcgacgaggaggaagaagacgaggaCCAGATGCAAATCGACCAGGGAGCCGGCTACAAACCGCAGTATGCGACGCAATCGCTCGAGCAGAGCATGCGCCAAGCCCATATCCAAGACCCGGCCCAGGCTCACGGCCGCGAACCAAATCGGGCCAACGAGAAGGGTTACGGGCAACATTCCGCCACGGTAACGGCGGCTGCCCGTCAGCAGGTCCGTGACCGAAACCGCCAGAAGGGAGCATTCGAGTTGAATCTCGACAACGCGACTCTCTTGGGCAAGCGGGGCAAAAAGGTCCCCGTCGCGGGGGCCTAGGGTCTCCCGCTCGGGGCCCGGCCGGCCGCTTGCACGGCTCTCGTGGAAGGACCATCTCTGGATGGCACGGCCTGCCGAGAGAAAAGTCTGTCGGTGGGCCATTTGTGGCTCTGCTTGCGGTCGAGGGTATTGTGCGATGATGGCGTTTGGAGCGCGGCACAGTTGCGGGTTGGAATATGCCAAGGACGGTATCGTCGCTGAGCGGATGGGGGACCATGATTCTGCCCAGGTACGAGGGACATGCACTATTCACAATTATGCAAGGAGTTTGGGCACTTTTTCGCATGTAGGGACGCAGCAGTAGGCATGATAGTTTCGTCTACGTATAGTTTCAAGTTTGATATCAATGTGCATCTCATTGTATTGGTTGAATACGTCCACTTTCCGATCCTGATGAAATGAACAAACAGTTTTGCATCATAAATGAGAGTCAACGACCAGGATTCCACGGGTATGCGTGGATCGAgataaataaattatatgAACGAATGGTGAAAAGGGCAAGTTCAAATGACCATCCGATGTCCCTGGGGTGCCGTCTCGGCGTAGATTATATATAGAGGCATGTGCTGGCGTATGTGTATTGTTGTTTCTTGCTTCGGCGTGACTCATTCAATGAAAGAGAACAAAGAAACTGAATGAGTGAGCAGGATAGAACTCAAGGAGAATTCAACGATCCGGCGGCCTACAAGTCTCGTTTCGGTATATGCTGGAGTGTGTGCGTATGGTGGCTGCTTGATTCAGCGCCGTTTCCCTGATATCTTCAAACCTGGGGACGCGACACCGGAAACCTGTTGCGTCCGGCGTGGCAGCACCGAAGCTCCTGGCTTGGGCAGGTCTTGCGAGCGTGTCCTTACCGACCTACTGGCCCCAGAAACGTCTTGGCTAGTGCGATACAGCCTCTCGGAGTGCGGGCGTGGCTCTGACCTCTCACGCATGGCCGGATGAATCTGCGGTGATACGCGAAGGCCGTCGATGCTGCTCAGGTCGAGACCCGCGCGCTCTATCAGATGAACCGCCTGGTAGGATAGGGTGAAGGGCTCGAGGAAGGTTCGGCTCGCGAAGAAGTCGGCGCAGCAGGGGTCAAGGCGTTGCTGTGGATCACAGGAGGCGACCTCGACCATCTTGCGCAGCAGCCAGAGGATTTCGCTGCCGCGATGGCGCATCTCTTCCTCCTCTCGGGCGCGCAGGGCTTTGACGTAGTATTTGGCAAACGTATTTGCGATGATTGGGAGGGTGAGGATCTTTGCGCCGCGCGACCCGTGCTTGACGGTGGCAGGGTGTCGGAAGTGGCTGTTATGACCCTTGACGCTGACGCAgcggtcgatgccgtcgtgcgTCCTAACGCAGAAGCCTGAGTCGAAGCGCGAGCAACGGCTGAGGTCCCGCGACGCAGCCCAGCCGAGCAATGCCTTGAGCGATTCGGGTGGGCACAGGACGCTGATGAACTTGGGCTTATTCCCGTCGTATCCGTAGTAGGCCATGGCCCCGTAGCCGGAGACGGCATGGGGGATGTGATCAAAGATGCGGCCGATAGCGTCGAGGACCTCGCAGACGATCCCGCGCCCCATGGGCTCGAGCATGCCTTCGATGGATGCGACTTCTGGTTTCCTGACGGCGACGCAACCAAACGTTCCAGTTTCAGGCTTGACGATCGTCAGGGGTCGGGGTATGGCTGTGCGGTTGAGCATCGGTTCGTGTTCGTCTAGCGTGAGC encodes:
- a CDS encoding oxalate decarboxylase oxdC, translating into MRWAAQLLLGASLAAALPHLDSPRQRLLNGLELPDKYLTHNKAGSQPYTPGHRDPYDGKVDAVGRRLDPRPWRNGQGASVLGPYNRDRSRQSPDMVRPPSTDHGTMQNMRWSFADSHTRIEQGGWTRQTTIRELPSSVELAGVNMRLGAGVIRELHWHKEAEWAYVLEGEVRVTALDYDGGNFIDDLKKGDLWYFPSGVPHSLQGLGDNGTEFLLIFDDGRFSEESTFILTDWLGKACHHRSPFACAVVVALQAHLFVSPPAHTPKSVIAENFHLAPELFEHLPAGEKYIFQGSRPGSIDEERPRGKHVKKSEYRFTHKMLDQEPKRTTGGQVRITDSNNFPVSKTVAAAHAIIEPGALREMHWHPLADEWSFFIRGRARVTIFAAEGTARTFDYVAGDVGIVPKNMGHFVENIGDEPVEMLEIFRADQFRDFSLFQWMGETPRRLVVDHLFADDKRAGDQFLESIKDAGKDEITKP
- a CDS encoding Calcium/calmodulin-dependent/calcium-dependent protein kinase; protein product: MSTIQQLKNFIRHGKQARVANHNDEPQRKNDHIPPHAPQPPLDKRAHNVSEPARGHNPPPPKEPLDAFSAAARSPQNKAAQAAHVAAHHVEAGQDVKKSKRVVESEIKQLVAEENASKSKFSQYPGLDRWELLEKMGDGAFSNVYRARDREGDRGEVAIKVVRKYEMNSMQRSNILKEVQIMRQLDHPNIIKLVDFTESKQYYYIVLELAPGGELFHQIVRLTYFSEELSRHVIVKVAKALEYLHEERGVVHRYSRPSRPTPPFSPCPWALLRRPNGTTLADQAWHDPCSDIKPENILYTPIPVVPSKSPKPRQPGDEDKVDEGEFVHGVGAGGIGEIKIADFGLSKIVWESQTMTPCGTVGYTAPEIVKDERYSKSVDMWALGCVLYTLLCGFPPFYDESIEVLTEKVAKGQFTFLSPWWDDISTSAKDLISHLLCVDPDKRYTIRQFLAHPWILASGPSPREERRKPGVLRAFDANQLDENGKHYDFRSPGAVNLREVFDVSYAVHRQEEEGKRRQQIGAKAGPGFPLAGLDEEEEDEDQMQIDQGAGYKPQYATQSLEQSMRQAHIQDPAQAHGREPNRANEKGYGQHSATVTAAARQQVRDRNRQKGAFELNLDNATLLGKRGKKVPVAGA